One segment of Rubripirellula amarantea DNA contains the following:
- a CDS encoding prolipoprotein diacylglyceryl transferase → MRRTLVLIPHEIASLPVFGFGWVLIALAVGLAIRLAFAKKTGTSIGNVLANEGLVWGMAIAAVAFVVPRIELQNAYGEPVGLAIRGYGVMLLAAVGSAVYLAAVRAKRYGLDPDVIYSVAPWAFFGGIGGARLFYVIQYHNEFFHGSLGESIGRVLNFTEGGLVVYGSFIGGGLAVAYVLWRRKLPVMKLGDVIVPCMFLGLFFGRMGCIMNGCCYGGRCEEGPMSVRFPPGAKVYADQIGSGELLGFSYDEQTRAITSVKSSSLADQAGVKVGDQLNAIDYDYTPLEVAPRDVPAEDVQKGIALTVNARRIRWSPDELPPLALPVRAAQIISSLSALVMCVSLCWLSRLDFRTGTIMFLGFAAYAVLRFVLEIVRVDEGGQFGTSFSISQWVSIVVLLGSAIGLGGIYFGNQRNASVATTALK, encoded by the coding sequence ATGCGACGCACGCTCGTTCTGATTCCTCATGAAATCGCATCTCTACCCGTTTTTGGGTTCGGATGGGTTTTGATCGCATTGGCCGTAGGGCTGGCAATTCGCCTTGCCTTTGCCAAGAAAACGGGAACTTCAATTGGCAACGTGCTGGCCAACGAAGGATTGGTCTGGGGAATGGCAATCGCGGCGGTCGCTTTCGTAGTGCCGCGAATTGAACTGCAAAATGCGTATGGCGAGCCGGTTGGATTGGCGATCCGCGGTTACGGCGTGATGCTACTAGCGGCCGTTGGCTCAGCGGTTTACTTGGCGGCGGTCCGGGCCAAACGATATGGCCTGGATCCCGACGTGATCTATTCCGTCGCGCCCTGGGCGTTCTTCGGAGGCATTGGTGGTGCCAGATTGTTCTATGTGATTCAGTACCACAACGAGTTCTTTCACGGATCGCTCGGCGAAAGCATTGGCCGAGTGCTGAACTTTACCGAAGGCGGACTTGTTGTTTACGGATCGTTCATCGGCGGCGGTCTCGCAGTCGCCTATGTACTTTGGCGACGAAAGTTGCCGGTTATGAAACTGGGCGACGTGATCGTTCCATGCATGTTCCTAGGCCTGTTCTTCGGACGCATGGGCTGCATCATGAACGGTTGCTGCTATGGCGGTCGGTGCGAAGAAGGACCGATGTCCGTTCGCTTTCCGCCGGGTGCGAAGGTGTACGCCGACCAAATTGGCAGTGGCGAGTTGCTAGGATTTTCCTATGACGAACAAACACGTGCAATCACATCCGTTAAGTCTTCGTCACTCGCGGACCAAGCGGGTGTGAAAGTTGGCGATCAACTTAACGCCATCGACTACGACTATACACCTTTGGAAGTTGCCCCTCGCGACGTTCCGGCCGAAGATGTTCAGAAGGGAATCGCTTTAACGGTCAACGCTCGACGGATTCGGTGGTCGCCCGATGAATTGCCCCCTCTGGCGTTACCGGTTCGTGCGGCTCAAATCATCAGTAGCCTAAGTGCATTGGTGATGTGTGTGAGCCTATGTTGGCTGTCGCGATTGGACTTCCGTACCGGGACAATCATGTTTTTGGGGTTTGCGGCCTATGCTGTTTTGCGGTTTGTGCTCGAAATAGTACGAGTTGACGAGGGAGGACAATTTGGGACCTCGTTCTCGATTTCGCAGTGGGTCAGCATTGTCGTCCTTCTTGGTTCAGCAATTGGCTTGGGTGGAATTTACTTTGGCAATCAACGCAACGCATCCGTCGCAACCACAGCTTTGAAATAA
- a CDS encoding methyltransferase domain-containing protein, with translation MLTRDLKPELMDDPAIPKDVHAKALKGLTRLNAVSGVRGAMYRRLRRIAMTKPGRRLRLIDVASGAGDLPIDWARRAKRDSIDLQITTIDISHTAVEIQLENAKRAGVTINAIQGDCLHDALPSGFDMATCSLFVHHLDNHEVFCLLQSMQAASTGAIMVCDLYRSRANLAFISIAAQMFSRSPIVHHDASLSVRSAYTCDEFKRIAEEALARPVEVKMLFPSRFIMTLREEVVLETSADPAVAFA, from the coding sequence TTGTTAACACGAGATTTAAAGCCGGAACTGATGGATGATCCGGCCATCCCCAAGGACGTCCATGCGAAGGCCCTCAAAGGGCTAACGCGGCTCAACGCAGTCAGTGGTGTGCGCGGCGCGATGTATCGGCGTCTGCGAAGGATCGCGATGACGAAACCCGGTCGACGACTGCGTCTGATTGACGTTGCCAGTGGAGCGGGCGATCTGCCGATTGACTGGGCACGTCGCGCCAAACGCGATTCCATTGATTTGCAAATCACGACGATCGACATCAGTCATACGGCCGTCGAAATTCAGTTGGAAAATGCAAAGCGGGCGGGAGTCACCATCAATGCGATACAAGGTGATTGCCTGCACGATGCGTTGCCCAGCGGTTTTGACATGGCCACGTGCTCGTTGTTCGTGCATCACTTGGACAATCACGAAGTGTTCTGCCTGCTGCAATCCATGCAAGCTGCCAGCACGGGCGCGATCATGGTCTGTGACCTCTATCGGTCACGCGCCAATTTGGCGTTCATCAGCATAGCCGCGCAAATGTTTTCGCGGTCACCAATCGTTCATCACGACGCTTCCTTGAGTGTTCGATCGGCTTACACTTGCGACGAGTTCAAACGAATTGCCGAAGAGGCTCTCGCACGTCCGGTCGAAGTCAAAATGCTTTTTCCGTCGCGTTTCATCATGACGCTTCGCGAAGAAGTGGTGCTCGAAACATCGGCGGATCCCGCGGTCGCGTTCGCATGA
- a CDS encoding NAD(P)/FAD-dependent oxidoreductase yields MNSVRVLVIGGGVAGAACAIELRKRGIEVTLAERDPFPRIKVCGCCLGGAGIRLLEQTGVLPAVRAVSADTHTWRGYLDGRLIEIPSGDGIAVSREHLDPILIAEAKRLGTDVLQPCEAAIVDTPSNQVQAKLGSQVQPFDCVVIAAGLKSGNVGGRLPWIETPHGPFGMSVMATSTRIDRGVIYMACDDEGYVGLVQLDDGRVDVAAALRPLLGSSKTITLMQRVRNMLDRSGVDVDLDPIGNVLTTPPLRRTRQSGNGRVIAIGDASGYVEPFTGEGMTWALQSGKEAAQLIDTCRLDLLGLGERWNQHSRTMLATKKRTCRIVTTALRSRTARQVAARTLGIFPGIARPLITQLNKA; encoded by the coding sequence ATGAATAGCGTTCGTGTGTTGGTCATTGGCGGGGGAGTAGCCGGTGCTGCGTGTGCGATCGAACTGCGCAAACGAGGCATTGAAGTCACGCTCGCCGAACGTGACCCTTTCCCACGCATCAAAGTTTGCGGATGCTGCCTTGGCGGCGCAGGAATTCGCTTGCTCGAACAAACCGGAGTGCTACCAGCGGTGCGTGCTGTGTCGGCGGACACTCACACTTGGCGAGGCTACCTGGACGGCAGGCTGATCGAAATTCCATCCGGTGATGGCATCGCCGTCTCGCGTGAACACCTCGACCCGATTTTGATCGCCGAAGCCAAGCGATTGGGCACCGACGTGCTGCAACCGTGCGAAGCTGCGATCGTGGACACCCCAAGCAACCAAGTCCAAGCCAAGCTCGGCTCGCAAGTGCAACCCTTTGATTGTGTCGTGATTGCAGCCGGTCTGAAATCAGGAAACGTGGGAGGACGATTGCCGTGGATCGAAACGCCCCATGGACCGTTTGGCATGTCTGTCATGGCGACATCCACGCGCATTGATCGCGGAGTGATCTACATGGCATGCGATGACGAAGGCTACGTCGGGTTGGTTCAACTCGATGATGGACGTGTTGACGTTGCCGCGGCGCTGCGTCCTTTGCTCGGATCATCGAAGACCATCACTCTGATGCAACGCGTACGAAATATGCTCGACCGTAGTGGTGTCGATGTGGATCTCGATCCGATTGGCAACGTGCTGACGACTCCACCTTTGCGTCGCACTCGACAATCGGGTAACGGCCGAGTGATTGCCATCGGTGACGCGTCTGGCTACGTCGAACCCTTCACGGGCGAAGGCATGACCTGGGCATTGCAGAGCGGCAAAGAAGCAGCACAGTTGATCGATACTTGCCGGCTCGATTTGTTAGGTCTGGGTGAGCGTTGGAATCAACATTCCCGGACTATGCTGGCGACCAAGAAACGCACGTGCCGAATCGTAACAACCGCATTGCGATCGCGGACCGCCCGACAAGTCGCAGCACGTACTCTGGGCATCTTCCCCGGTATCGCAAGACCTTTGATCACGCAGTTGAACAAGGCTTAG